In a genomic window of Streptomyces pristinaespiralis:
- a CDS encoding PH domain-containing protein, translated as MSAPGGEWRRLDGRTVLVTAMVLAGFAFGAGLPVLLGLAGGMPLGKALGWVLAGAALLVGAGTGADLVRWQRTRYRIGSERAELHTGLVLVKRRSLARERIRSVDLTANVLLRVLGLVKVRIGTGEHAAGGESTLELDAVSRAEGERLRLELLARTTSREAAAHPDGALAVLDPAWIRYAPVSFVAPLLGGAAAGAVMQVSEWFGAQAEVIEWVGDRFRDTPLVWIIVTLAAAALVAGVVGAVGLWIEMWWNYRLEREPGGTLRVRRGLFTSRSISIEERRLRGVDLVEPLGVRLFGAARVDAVATGLVKDQQDKHADINVLLPAVPRALADEVAAQVLRESASPTREAVLTPHPRAARGRRLRWALGAVLLPSALLALLGALLTPVLLWIAAACAAVGVPVAVLLALDAYRALGHGIAGDYLVTRSGTVRRSTVALQRTGVIGWTARRSVFQRRAGLITLTATTAAGAGAYGVHDAAEGEGLTFASEAVPGLLEPFLERD; from the coding sequence ATGAGCGCACCGGGAGGGGAGTGGCGGCGGCTCGACGGGCGCACGGTCCTGGTGACCGCCATGGTCCTGGCGGGCTTCGCCTTCGGTGCCGGACTCCCCGTACTCCTCGGCCTCGCGGGGGGCATGCCGTTGGGGAAGGCCCTCGGCTGGGTCCTGGCCGGGGCGGCCCTGCTGGTCGGCGCCGGCACCGGCGCCGACCTGGTGCGCTGGCAGCGCACCAGGTACCGCATCGGCTCGGAGCGGGCCGAACTCCACACGGGGCTGGTCCTGGTCAAGCGCCGCTCGCTGGCCCGCGAACGCATCCGGAGCGTCGACCTCACCGCCAATGTGCTGCTGCGCGTCCTCGGCCTCGTCAAGGTCCGCATCGGCACGGGCGAGCACGCCGCCGGGGGTGAGTCCACCCTCGAACTCGACGCCGTCAGCCGGGCGGAGGGCGAACGGCTGCGGCTCGAGCTGCTGGCCAGGACCACTTCGCGGGAGGCCGCCGCCCATCCCGACGGGGCGCTCGCAGTCCTCGATCCGGCCTGGATCCGCTACGCGCCGGTCTCCTTCGTCGCCCCCTTGCTCGGCGGCGCGGCCGCGGGCGCGGTGATGCAGGTCAGCGAGTGGTTCGGGGCCCAGGCCGAGGTCATCGAGTGGGTGGGGGACCGCTTCAGGGACACCCCCCTCGTATGGATCATCGTCACCCTGGCCGCCGCCGCGCTCGTCGCCGGTGTCGTCGGTGCGGTCGGCCTGTGGATCGAGATGTGGTGGAACTACCGGCTCGAGCGGGAGCCCGGCGGCACGCTGCGGGTCAGGCGGGGCCTGTTCACGTCACGCTCGATATCGATCGAGGAGCGCCGGCTGCGCGGCGTCGACCTGGTCGAGCCGCTGGGCGTCCGGCTCTTCGGCGCCGCGAGGGTGGACGCTGTCGCCACCGGGCTCGTCAAGGACCAGCAGGACAAGCACGCCGACATCAACGTCCTGCTGCCCGCGGTGCCGCGGGCGCTGGCCGACGAGGTCGCCGCGCAGGTGCTCCGCGAATCCGCCTCCCCGACGCGCGAGGCCGTCCTGACACCCCATCCCCGGGCCGCCCGCGGCAGGCGGCTGCGCTGGGCACTGGGCGCGGTGCTGCTGCCCTCGGCCCTCCTCGCGCTCCTCGGCGCGCTGCTCACGCCGGTGCTCCTGTGGATCGCGGCCGCCTGCGCCGCGGTCGGCGTCCCCGTCGCGGTGCTCCTCGCCCTCGACGCGTACCGGGCCCTCGGCCACGGGATCGCCGGCGACTACCTCGTCACCCGCTCCGGCACCGTCCGCCGCAGCACGGTCGCACTGCAGCGGACGGGCGTGATCGGCTGGACGGCCCGCCGGTCCGTCTTTCAGCGCCGCGCCGGTCTGATAACCCTGACGGCCACGACGGCGGCGGGCGCGGGCGCGTACGGCGTCCACGACGCCGCCGAGGGGGAGGGCCTGACGTTCGCGTCGGAGGCGGTTCCGGGGCTCCTGGAGCCGTTCCTGGAGCGCGACTGA
- a CDS encoding tautomerase family protein, with translation MDIDDLFQIPLKTKALGSKGTGFTMPHLTVHLPENRLAGKESMLAAALTDAIVDVYGEWARDLVSIRLSGVPAGRFAQGGKAVDTNASVTLGVRAGVFDRPDAARITAHLGAALTDAITSVAGDDLRTGTMVELVASPPERTFVGGTLTV, from the coding sequence GTGGACATCGACGACCTCTTCCAGATACCTTTGAAAACAAAGGCTTTAGGCTCAAAGGGAACGGGGTTCACTATGCCGCATCTGACCGTCCACCTTCCGGAGAACAGGCTGGCAGGCAAGGAATCCATGCTGGCTGCCGCGCTGACCGACGCGATCGTCGACGTCTATGGCGAATGGGCCCGCGACCTCGTAAGCATCCGCCTGTCCGGAGTTCCCGCAGGCCGTTTCGCGCAGGGCGGCAAGGCCGTGGACACGAACGCCTCGGTGACCTTGGGCGTCCGCGCCGGCGTCTTCGACCGCCCCGACGCCGCCCGGATCACCGCACACCTCGGCGCCGCGCTCACCGACGCGATCACGAGCGTCGCCGGCGACGACCTGCGAACCGGCACCATGGTCGAACTCGTGGCATCACCGCCGGAACGAACCTTCGTCGGCGGCACCCTGACCGTGTGA
- a CDS encoding MarR family winged helix-turn-helix transcriptional regulator, with product MSTESDGPAVDEAVRTLLLLMPRLVGRAKRLPIPPALQGLDLAPRHLALLAHLEYDGPTSVNELAARLEVAPTTVSLMVSELSRLGVLQRTADPADRRRRIIAIASAYAAPIGEWLSGSASAWERVMRGLHPAERATVITALHAYEAALEQAGDQQQNAQPR from the coding sequence ATGTCCACGGAATCGGACGGTCCAGCCGTCGACGAGGCCGTCCGCACCCTGCTGTTGCTCATGCCGCGGCTCGTCGGCCGCGCCAAGCGCCTGCCCATCCCTCCGGCTCTCCAGGGCCTGGACCTGGCGCCGCGGCACCTCGCGCTGCTGGCCCACCTGGAGTACGACGGTCCCACCAGCGTCAATGAGCTGGCTGCCCGGCTGGAGGTGGCCCCGACGACCGTCAGCCTCATGGTGAGCGAACTGTCACGGCTGGGCGTCCTTCAGCGCACCGCTGATCCTGCTGACCGCCGCCGCCGGATCATCGCCATCGCCTCCGCCTACGCCGCCCCGATCGGCGAATGGCTTTCCGGCAGCGCCTCTGCCTGGGAACGCGTAATGCGCGGTCTCCACCCTGCGGAACGCGCCACGGTCATCACCGCCCTGCACGCTTACGAGGCCGCCTTGGAGCAGGCGGGCGACCAGCAGCAGAACGCGCAACCGCGTTGA
- a CDS encoding response regulator produces MTPPPVRVLLVDDQPLVRAGLRVLVADSPGLEIAGEAGTGEQAVRLAEDVRPDVVVMDIRMPGMDGIEATGRITAGPSTARVLVLTTFDDDEYVYGALRAGASGFLVKDMDLDDILAAVRVVAAGDALIAPSVTRRLIEEFAARPKPPATPPHPAIDGVTDREREVLTLIGRGLSNGEIADRLCISPATAKAHVGRLFTKLAARDRVQLVIIAYELGLVSPSR; encoded by the coding sequence ATGACACCTCCTCCCGTGCGTGTCCTGCTCGTCGACGACCAGCCGCTGGTGCGCGCCGGACTGCGCGTGCTCGTCGCGGACAGCCCCGGCCTCGAGATCGCCGGCGAAGCCGGCACGGGCGAACAGGCTGTCCGACTGGCCGAGGACGTCCGGCCGGACGTGGTGGTGATGGACATCCGGATGCCCGGCATGGACGGCATCGAGGCGACCGGACGGATCACCGCCGGCCCGAGCACGGCACGCGTCCTGGTCCTCACCACCTTCGACGACGACGAGTACGTCTACGGCGCGCTGCGCGCGGGCGCGAGCGGATTCCTGGTCAAGGACATGGATCTGGACGACATCCTCGCCGCCGTCCGGGTGGTCGCCGCCGGCGACGCCCTGATCGCGCCGAGCGTGACCCGCCGTCTCATCGAGGAGTTCGCCGCCCGGCCGAAGCCCCCGGCGACACCCCCGCACCCGGCGATCGACGGCGTCACCGACCGCGAACGCGAGGTGCTCACCCTCATCGGCCGAGGACTGTCCAACGGCGAGATCGCCGACCGGCTCTGCATCAGCCCGGCCACGGCCAAGGCGCACGTGGGACGGCTGTTCACCAAGCTCGCGGCCCGTGACCGGGTCCAACTGGTCATCATCGCCTACGAGCTGGGCCTGGTGTCGCCGTCGCGCTGA
- a CDS encoding sensor histidine kinase yields the protein MSVSLRVPCSRRVPPTAMRALAWSGALAYPVLLYAAVLHEREPTGVRLLLPAALAVLPVPLLLRRPWAALVPMLAGSFAATALAASKLAAAFPFAASAPAWQIGYLQALVTDLAVGCVAATRGRRAALAAAALTLAVQIAAAARYRTGSDDFVAAVVFLALLLALAWTAGHLVQERREHAETVRAQAAARAVTAERLRIARELHDMVAHSIGIVAIQAGTGRRVIDTQPAEARNALAAIEATSRETLAGLRRMLGALREAEPEAAPLAPAPGLADVDRLVATTLDGGVRVDVEWRGERRPLPAEVELSAFRIIQEAITNVVRHAGTRECRVVVDHREDELAIEITDDGDGPATAGTGYGITGMRERAVLLHGRFTAGPRPEGGFRVAVRLPVPAGAR from the coding sequence ATGAGCGTCTCCCTCCGTGTCCCCTGCTCGAGGCGCGTACCGCCGACCGCGATGCGGGCCCTGGCCTGGAGCGGGGCGCTCGCCTATCCGGTCCTGCTGTACGCCGCGGTGCTCCACGAGCGCGAGCCGACCGGTGTGCGGCTCCTGCTCCCGGCAGCGCTGGCGGTCCTGCCCGTTCCGCTGCTGTTGCGCCGGCCGTGGGCGGCCCTGGTGCCGATGCTGGCCGGTTCGTTCGCCGCGACCGCGCTGGCGGCCTCGAAGCTGGCCGCGGCCTTCCCTTTCGCGGCCTCGGCACCCGCCTGGCAGATCGGGTACCTGCAGGCACTGGTCACCGATCTCGCCGTCGGCTGCGTCGCTGCCACCCGGGGGCGCCGGGCCGCGCTCGCCGCCGCTGCCCTGACCCTCGCCGTGCAGATCGCCGCCGCGGCCCGCTACCGGACCGGGTCCGACGACTTCGTCGCGGCCGTCGTGTTCCTGGCCCTGCTGCTCGCCCTCGCGTGGACGGCCGGTCATCTCGTCCAGGAGCGCCGCGAACACGCCGAGACGGTACGGGCCCAGGCCGCCGCCCGGGCGGTCACCGCCGAACGGCTGCGGATCGCCCGCGAGTTGCACGACATGGTCGCCCACAGCATCGGCATCGTCGCGATCCAGGCCGGCACCGGCCGCCGGGTCATCGACACCCAGCCGGCGGAGGCCCGCAACGCGCTCGCCGCCATCGAGGCCACCAGCAGGGAAACCCTGGCGGGGCTGCGCCGGATGCTCGGCGCCCTCCGCGAGGCCGAACCGGAAGCGGCGCCGCTCGCGCCCGCCCCCGGCCTGGCGGACGTCGACCGGCTGGTCGCGACGACACTGGACGGCGGTGTACGGGTGGACGTGGAGTGGCGCGGGGAGCGGCGCCCGCTCCCCGCGGAGGTCGAACTGTCCGCCTTCCGCATCATCCAGGAGGCCATCACCAACGTGGTGCGCCACGCGGGCACGCGCGAGTGCCGGGTGGTCGTCGACCACCGGGAGGACGAGTTGGCCATCGAGATCACCGACGACGGCGACGGCCCCGCGACCGCGGGCACGGGCTACGGCATCACCGGAATGCGTGAACGGGCCGTCCTGCTGCACGGCCGGTTCACCGCCGGACCGCGCCCTGAAGGGGGCTTCCGCGTGGCGGTGCGGCTGCCGGTGCCGGCGGGCGCGCGATGA
- a CDS encoding ABC transporter ATP-binding protein, with the protein MIEVEELTKRYGATTAVDGLTFTVRPGHVTGFLGPNGAGKSTTLRMILGLNTPTSGTVVVDGVPFRGRARGLRHVGALLDAHDVHGGRSARAHLSALAHSNGLPRRRVDEVLAEVGLTAAARRRVGGFSLGMKQRLGIAGALLGDPPVLLFDEPLNGLDPEGVLWVRGLFRRLAGEGRTVLVSSHLMGEMEHTAHQLIVIGRGELIATQSLAEFAARGSRQAVTVRTPDPAGLTSALTAAGATVRHEDDGSCTVTGLGAERVGELAHRHRVPLHELTTRAASLEEAFMGLTADSVEYGSRGAR; encoded by the coding sequence GTGATCGAAGTCGAAGAACTGACGAAGCGATACGGCGCCACCACCGCCGTCGACGGCCTGACCTTCACCGTCCGCCCCGGCCACGTCACCGGGTTCCTCGGCCCGAACGGCGCCGGAAAGTCCACCACGCTGAGGATGATCCTCGGTCTGAACACCCCCACCAGCGGCACCGTCGTCGTCGACGGAGTGCCGTTCCGCGGACGTGCGCGCGGGCTGCGGCACGTCGGTGCGCTGCTCGACGCCCATGACGTGCACGGCGGACGCAGCGCGCGTGCGCACCTGTCAGCGCTGGCGCACAGCAACGGGCTGCCGCGGCGCAGGGTCGACGAGGTCCTGGCGGAGGTGGGGCTGACCGCCGCGGCGCGGCGCCGGGTCGGAGGGTTCTCGCTGGGGATGAAGCAGCGGCTCGGCATCGCCGGCGCGCTGCTCGGCGACCCTCCCGTGCTGCTTTTCGACGAGCCGCTCAACGGGCTGGATCCGGAAGGGGTGCTGTGGGTGCGCGGGCTCTTCCGGCGGCTGGCCGGCGAGGGCCGCACGGTACTGGTGTCCAGCCACTTGATGGGGGAGATGGAGCACACGGCGCATCAGCTGATCGTCATCGGCCGGGGCGAGCTGATCGCCACGCAGAGCCTCGCGGAGTTCGCCGCACGCGGCTCCCGGCAGGCTGTGACGGTCCGTACGCCCGATCCCGCCGGGCTGACGTCCGCCCTCACCGCGGCGGGGGCCACCGTCCGGCACGAGGACGACGGCTCGTGCACGGTGACCGGCCTCGGCGCGGAGCGAGTCGGCGAACTCGCCCACCGCCACCGCGTCCCGCTGCACGAACTCACCACCCGGGCCGCCTCCCTGGAAGAGGCGTTCATGGGACTCACCGCCGACAGCGTCGAATACGGCTCGCGAGGAGCACGATGA
- a CDS encoding ABC transporter permease, with the protein MTTPPTATTATTTTQKTSGPRAGATAAGVRARFRDLLVAEWIKLWSLRSTYWILGCSAPAVVGINANAAWSNADRLSRQPAAPTAPPPGMPEKPEMLFDPLGTAFVDPAWQLLMVVAGSVGAIAVFGEYTSGLIRTTFAAVPARRAVMVARTTVMAAVMLVLGTVVAGASFGVTQAILRDHDGLSLGDPGALRAVAGAALLAPLCALVGMALGALVRHAAGTVVAVVGVLLLLPALFQGETYRWVKEIGNAMPLSAWHALVQNPARVHHVSTYPVSVTEAWIVFGAWSLVAVVVTVTVVHRRDV; encoded by the coding sequence ATGACCACCCCACCGACGGCAACCACGGCGACGACCACCACGCAGAAGACCTCCGGGCCCCGGGCGGGCGCCACCGCCGCCGGTGTCCGTGCCCGGTTCCGTGATCTCCTCGTCGCCGAGTGGATCAAGCTCTGGTCGCTGCGCTCCACCTACTGGATCCTCGGCTGCAGCGCGCCGGCCGTCGTCGGGATCAACGCGAACGCCGCCTGGTCCAACGCCGACCGGCTGTCGCGGCAGCCCGCGGCGCCGACCGCCCCGCCTCCGGGCATGCCCGAGAAGCCGGAGATGCTGTTCGATCCGCTGGGGACCGCGTTCGTCGACCCGGCCTGGCAGCTCCTGATGGTCGTCGCCGGGAGCGTCGGCGCCATCGCGGTCTTCGGCGAGTACACCAGCGGCCTGATCCGGACCACTTTCGCCGCCGTACCGGCGCGGCGGGCGGTGATGGTGGCCAGGACGACCGTCATGGCGGCGGTCATGCTCGTCCTCGGCACGGTCGTGGCGGGCGCGTCGTTCGGCGTGACCCAGGCGATCCTGCGAGACCACGACGGCCTGTCCCTCGGGGATCCCGGGGCCCTGCGGGCCGTCGCCGGCGCGGCACTGCTGGCCCCGCTGTGCGCCCTCGTCGGCATGGCTCTCGGGGCGCTCGTCCGGCACGCCGCCGGCACCGTCGTCGCGGTCGTCGGCGTACTCCTGCTGCTGCCGGCCCTCTTCCAGGGGGAGACCTACCGGTGGGTCAAGGAGATCGGCAACGCCATGCCCCTCTCGGCATGGCACGCCCTGGTACAGAACCCGGCGCGCGTCCACCACGTGAGCACATATCCGGTGTCGGTCACCGAGGCGTGGATCGTGTTCGGCGCCTGGTCCCTCGTCGCCGTGGTCGTCACCGTGACCGTCGTGCACCGCCGCGACGTCTGA
- the pgl gene encoding 6-phosphogluconolactonase, translating into MTAAPQLVVHRDKDLMAQAAAARLITKIVDAQAARGSASVVLTGGRNGNGLLAALSSSPARDAIDWSRLDLWWGDERFLPAGDPERNVTQAREALLDAVPLDPARVHAMPASDGPYGSDVEAAAAAYAAELAAAARPEDHGPVPTFDVLMLGVGPDTHVASLFPELPAVRETQRTVVGVHGAPKPPPTRISLTLPAIRAAREVWLLAAGEDKAKAAEIALSGAGEIQAPAAGAYGRARTLWLLDAAAASELPRELYRPASA; encoded by the coding sequence ATGACCGCCGCCCCGCAGCTCGTCGTCCACCGCGACAAGGACCTGATGGCCCAGGCGGCCGCGGCCCGGCTGATCACGAAGATCGTGGACGCCCAGGCCGCTCGCGGTTCGGCCTCCGTGGTCCTCACCGGCGGCCGCAACGGCAACGGCCTGCTGGCCGCGCTCAGTTCGTCCCCGGCCAGGGACGCGATCGACTGGTCGCGGCTCGACCTGTGGTGGGGCGACGAGCGGTTCCTGCCCGCGGGCGACCCGGAGCGCAATGTCACGCAGGCGCGTGAGGCGCTGCTCGACGCCGTACCGCTGGACCCGGCGCGGGTGCACGCCATGCCCGCGTCGGACGGCCCGTACGGCTCCGACGTGGAGGCGGCGGCCGCCGCCTACGCGGCGGAACTGGCCGCGGCGGCGCGTCCGGAGGACCACGGTCCGGTCCCGACGTTCGACGTCCTGATGCTGGGCGTCGGGCCCGACACGCACGTGGCGTCCCTGTTCCCCGAACTCCCGGCGGTCCGCGAGACGCAGCGCACGGTCGTCGGGGTCCACGGAGCGCCCAAGCCGCCGCCGACCCGCATCTCGCTCACGCTGCCGGCGATCCGCGCGGCACGTGAGGTGTGGCTGCTCGCCGCGGGCGAGGACAAGGCGAAGGCGGCGGAGATCGCGCTGTCGGGGGCGGGCGAGATCCAGGCGCCGGCGGCCGGGGCGTACGGCCGGGCGCGGACGCTGTGGCTGCTGGACGCGGCGGCGGCGTCGGAGCTGCCGCGCGAGCTGTACCGCCCGGCTTCCGCCTGA
- the opcA gene encoding glucose-6-phosphate dehydrogenase assembly protein OpcA gives MKIDLTDTTASKINKALVQGRRAIGTPAVGMVLTLVIVTDEENAYDALKAANEASREHPSRTLVVIKRVSRSPRDRAKARLDAEVRVGADAGTGETVVLRLYGEVVDHAQSVVLPLLLPDAPVVVWWPVNAPTDPANDPLGSLAQRRVTDTYAAEQPVRELAARAEAYTPGDTDLSWTRITPWRSMLAAALDQVTCKVTSVEVEGEEFNPSCELLAMWLADRLHVPVKRSSSAGPGLTSVRMESDCGPIVLDRPDGSLATLSIEGQPDRAVALKRRETAELIAEELRRLDPDDTYSSALRYGVERLGAATPAAVESAPAPAPAGKKAAPAKKTAAAKKAAAE, from the coding sequence ATGAAGATCGACCTTACGGACACCACGGCCAGCAAGATCAACAAGGCGCTGGTGCAGGGCCGCCGGGCGATCGGCACCCCGGCCGTCGGCATGGTCCTCACCCTGGTCATCGTGACCGATGAGGAGAATGCCTACGACGCGCTGAAGGCGGCCAACGAGGCGTCCCGCGAGCACCCTTCGCGCACCCTCGTGGTCATCAAGCGGGTCTCACGCTCCCCGCGTGACCGTGCGAAGGCCAGGCTCGACGCCGAGGTGCGGGTGGGCGCGGACGCAGGCACCGGCGAGACGGTCGTGCTGCGCCTGTACGGCGAGGTCGTCGACCACGCCCAGTCGGTGGTGCTGCCGCTGCTGCTGCCGGACGCCCCCGTCGTCGTCTGGTGGCCGGTCAACGCGCCGACCGACCCGGCCAACGACCCGCTCGGGTCGCTCGCCCAGCGGCGGGTGACCGACACCTACGCCGCCGAGCAGCCGGTGCGTGAGCTCGCTGCCCGCGCGGAGGCCTACACCCCCGGCGACACCGACCTGTCGTGGACCCGGATCACTCCGTGGCGCTCGATGCTCGCGGCGGCGCTGGACCAGGTCACCTGCAAGGTCACCTCCGTCGAGGTGGAGGGCGAGGAGTTCAACCCGAGCTGCGAGCTGCTCGCGATGTGGCTCGCGGACCGGCTGCACGTACCGGTGAAGCGGTCCTCGTCGGCCGGGCCCGGCCTCACCTCCGTGCGGATGGAGTCCGACTGCGGACCGATCGTGCTGGACCGGCCCGACGGATCGCTCGCCACGCTGTCCATCGAGGGCCAGCCGGACCGTGCGGTCGCGCTCAAGCGGCGCGAGACGGCCGAGCTGATCGCGGAGGAACTGCGCCGGCTCGACCCGGACGACACGTACTCGTCGGCTCTGCGGTACGGGGTGGAGCGCCTCGGCGCGGCCACGCCGGCCGCGGTGGAGTCCGCTCCGGCCCCGGCCCCGGCCGGGAAGAAGGCCGCTCCGGCCAAGAAGACCGCCGCCGCGAAGAAGGCGGCAGCGGAATGA
- the zwf gene encoding glucose-6-phosphate dehydrogenase, translating into MGGANPLRDAADRRLPRIAGPSGLVIFGVTGDLSRKKLMPAVYDLANRGLLPPGFSLIGFARREWAHEDFAQEVHDAVEEHARTPFREEVWQQLIQGMRFVQGTFDDDDAFEQLKSTIEDLDKVQGTGGNFAFYLSVPPKFFPKVVQQLKKHGLADQKEGSWRRAVIEKPFGHDLVSAKELNQVVHEVFPPNEVFRIDHYLGKETVQNILALRFANTLFEPIWNRSYVDHVQITMAEDIGIGGRAGYYDGIGAARDVIQNHLLQLLALTAMEEPASFDADALAAEKTKVLGAVKLPKDLAKNTVRAQYTAGWQGGAKAVGYLQEEGIDPRSKTDTYAAIKLEIDNRRWAGVPFYLRTGKRLGRRVTEIAVVFQRAPHSPFDSTATEELGHNALVIRVQPDEGVTMRFGSKVPGTSMEVRDVSMDFAYGESFTESSPEAYERLILDVLLGDSNLFPRVEEVELSWKILDPIEQFWDANGKPAQYTAGTWGPDEADEMLARDGRSWRRP; encoded by the coding sequence ATTGGCGGAGCCAACCCGCTCCGTGATGCTGCAGACCGACGGCTCCCGCGTATCGCGGGGCCGTCGGGCCTGGTCATCTTCGGCGTCACGGGCGACCTTTCGCGCAAGAAGCTGATGCCAGCCGTCTACGACCTCGCGAACCGGGGGCTGCTGCCGCCGGGCTTCTCGCTCATCGGCTTCGCCCGGCGCGAGTGGGCCCACGAGGACTTCGCGCAGGAGGTCCACGACGCGGTCGAGGAGCACGCGCGCACGCCGTTCCGTGAGGAGGTCTGGCAGCAGCTCATCCAGGGGATGCGGTTCGTCCAGGGCACCTTCGACGACGACGACGCGTTCGAGCAGCTGAAGTCCACCATCGAGGACCTCGACAAGGTGCAGGGCACCGGTGGCAACTTCGCGTTCTACCTCTCCGTGCCGCCGAAGTTCTTCCCCAAGGTCGTCCAGCAGCTGAAGAAGCACGGGCTGGCGGACCAGAAGGAAGGTTCCTGGCGGCGTGCGGTCATCGAGAAGCCGTTCGGCCACGACCTGGTCTCCGCGAAGGAGCTCAACCAGGTGGTGCACGAGGTCTTTCCGCCGAACGAGGTCTTCCGCATCGACCACTACCTGGGCAAGGAGACCGTCCAGAACATTCTGGCGCTGCGGTTCGCCAACACGCTCTTCGAGCCCATATGGAACCGGTCGTACGTCGACCATGTGCAGATCACGATGGCCGAGGACATCGGCATCGGCGGCCGGGCAGGCTACTACGACGGCATCGGCGCCGCCCGTGACGTGATCCAGAACCACCTCCTCCAGCTGCTGGCGCTGACCGCGATGGAGGAGCCCGCCTCCTTCGACGCGGACGCCCTCGCGGCCGAGAAGACCAAGGTCCTCGGCGCGGTGAAGCTCCCCAAGGACCTGGCGAAGAACACGGTCCGCGCGCAGTACACCGCGGGCTGGCAGGGCGGCGCGAAGGCCGTCGGCTACCTCCAGGAAGAGGGAATCGACCCCAGGTCGAAGACCGACACCTACGCCGCGATCAAGCTGGAGATCGACAACCGCAGGTGGGCGGGCGTCCCCTTCTACCTGCGCACCGGCAAGCGGCTCGGCCGGCGCGTCACCGAGATCGCGGTCGTCTTCCAGCGCGCCCCGCACTCGCCGTTCGACTCCACGGCGACCGAGGAGCTCGGGCACAACGCCCTGGTCATCCGCGTCCAGCCGGACGAGGGCGTGACCATGCGGTTCGGCTCCAAGGTGCCCGGCACCTCGATGGAGGTCCGGGACGTCTCGATGGACTTCGCGTACGGCGAGTCGTTCACGGAGTCCAGCCCCGAGGCCTACGAGCGCCTCATCCTCGACGTGCTGCTCGGCGACTCCAACCTCTTCCCGCGGGTGGAGGAGGTCGAGCTGTCCTGGAAGATCCTCGATCCGATCGAGCAGTTCTGGGACGCGAACGGCAAGCCGGCCCAGTACACGGCCGGCACCTGGGGACCGGACGAGGCGGACGAAATGCTCGCACGAGACGGACGGAGCTGGCGTCGGCCATGA
- the tal gene encoding transaldolase, which yields MTDALKRLSDEGVAIWLDDLSRTRITSGNLAELIDQQHVVGVTTNPSIFQKAISDGHGYDQQLEDLAARKVTVEEAIRMITTADVRDAADVLRPVFDSTGGQDGRVSIEVDPRLAHSTKATIAEAKQLAWLVDRPNTFIKIPATKAGLPAITEVIGLGISVNVTLIFSLERYREVMDAYLAGLEKAKAAGLDLSKIRSVASFFVSRVDTEIDKRLDALGTPEAKEARGKAALANARLAYEAYEEVFSSDRWAALDKAQANKQRPLWASTGVKDKAYKDTLYVDELVAPGTVNTMPEATLNATGDHGQITGDTVRGTYEQARAELEAVEKLGISYDEVVQQLEDEGVEKFEAAWTDLLKSTEAELKRLAPSEG from the coding sequence ATGACAGACGCACTCAAGCGCCTCTCCGACGAAGGCGTCGCGATCTGGCTGGACGACCTGTCCCGCACCCGGATCACCTCGGGCAACCTCGCCGAGCTGATCGACCAGCAGCACGTCGTGGGTGTCACGACCAACCCGTCGATCTTCCAGAAGGCGATCTCGGACGGTCACGGCTACGACCAGCAGCTGGAGGACCTCGCGGCCCGCAAGGTGACCGTCGAGGAAGCCATCCGCATGATCACGACGGCGGACGTCCGTGACGCCGCCGACGTGCTGCGCCCGGTGTTCGACTCGACGGGCGGCCAGGACGGCCGGGTCTCCATCGAGGTCGACCCGCGTCTCGCGCACAGCACGAAGGCGACCATCGCGGAGGCCAAGCAGCTCGCGTGGCTGGTGGACCGTCCGAACACCTTCATCAAGATCCCGGCCACCAAGGCGGGTCTGCCGGCGATCACCGAGGTCATCGGCCTCGGCATCAGCGTCAACGTCACGCTGATCTTCTCGCTGGAGCGCTACCGCGAGGTCATGGACGCCTACCTGGCCGGTCTGGAGAAGGCGAAGGCCGCGGGCCTGGACCTGTCCAAGATCCGTTCGGTGGCCTCGTTCTTCGTGTCCCGCGTGGACACCGAGATCGACAAGCGGCTGGACGCGCTGGGCACCCCGGAGGCCAAGGAGGCCCGCGGCAAGGCGGCCCTGGCCAACGCCCGGCTCGCCTACGAGGCGTACGAGGAGGTCTTCTCCTCCGACCGCTGGGCCGCGCTCGACAAGGCGCAGGCCAACAAGCAGCGCCCGCTGTGGGCCTCGACCGGCGTCAAGGACAAGGCGTACAAGGACACCCTGTACGTGGACGAGCTGGTCGCCCCCGGCACCGTGAACACCATGCCGGAAGCCACGCTGAACGCGACCGGCGACCACGGGCAGATCACCGGCGACACCGTCCGCGGCACCTACGAGCAGGCCCGCGCGGAGCTCGAGGCCGTGGAGAAGCTCGGGATCTCCTACGACGAGGTCGTCCAGCAGCTCGAGGACGAGGGCGTCGAGAAGTTCGAGGCGGCCTGGACCGACCTGCTCAAGTCGACCGAGGCCGAGCTCAAGCGCCTCGCACCCTCGGAGGGCTGA